The Vigna unguiculata cultivar IT97K-499-35 chromosome 6, ASM411807v1, whole genome shotgun sequence genome contains a region encoding:
- the LOC114187342 gene encoding probable helicase MAGATAMA 3 isoform X1, whose amino-acid sequence MMESSFSAIEEGLDLVETVFSWTPKDVLNDNLCKHKVRKIPLTFLSITDYLNSFIPSLIEETRSDLSSSLKGVSKAPFCEISSVALERHTDNFFYQIAVNRTSSDEDGKYEPEVGDLIAFTYFKPKTLDDLIRSKRNYHIGYVHGIKESIDRISILSSKSFDSAPNLYAKSSTDERKLYAFCLLNLTTNVRIWKALKLQLEGSSLSMMKKVLQADSKNGETCQLCFSGENDSATCSRVKNIILSQNLNESQKDAVVNCVTSRECHHNDTIKLIWGPPGTGKTKTVASLLFSLLELKVRTLTCAPTNTAVLEVAARLHNLVKESLEFDIGFGDIVVFGNKSRMKVDCYRGLSDVFLDYRVDKLFKCYGWKHSLESMIKLLEYPEQQYNSYKREEENSVLSLEEFAMQKYLSEKNDDPLTLKLLKDFTSFTEEYLLYRDEKKKSFKALDQFFMERFRSNTEQMEKIQGTLRMHLPTSLVPLAEIKKIPIALDLLRSLENSLCKAKLKQTSGGCEEGEGILDFLRRLSTKKEECLVKLRSLSRTILLPNVKDKYEMVKFCLMSARLIFCTASSSTKLFENGMTPVEFLVIDEAAQLKECESTIPLQLPGLNHVILIGDEKQLPAVVKSQVSEEAEYGRSLFERLVSLGHKKHLLNVQYRMHPSISLFPNKEFYEERLSDAPFVREINYNRRFLEGKMYASYSFINIAKGKEQKPGRGHGWKNMAEAAAVCKIIESLENEFLRSNKKVSIGIISPYNGQVSEIQERIKQQNLVSDPNFSVSVRSVDGFQGGEEDIIIISTVRSNGNGKIGFLDNRQRANVALTRARHCLWILGNEKTLSSSDSLWRNLVNDAKGRECFHRAEDDKKLAKAIESEALLIELLDESETPFKKLSLGGPSRTTATTFSRGSFRGRPRTPRW is encoded by the exons ATGATGGAGAGCAGCTTTAGTGCCATAGAAGAGGGTCTTGATTTGGTGGAGACTGTGTTTTCTTGGACTCCCAAGGATGTTCTCAATGACAACCTCTGCAAACACAAG GTAAGGAAGATTCCACTGACATTTTTGTCAATAACAGATTACTTGAACTCCTTCATTCCTTCACTGATTGAAGAGACTCGTAGCGACCTGTCTTCAAGCTTGAAAGGCGTGTCAAAGGCTCCCTTTTGTGAAATCTCGAGCGTTGCACTTGAAAGGCATACCGATAACTTTTTCTACCAAATTGCAGTGAACAGAACCAGCAGTGATGAGGATGGAAAATATGAACCTGAGGTTGGAGATCTCATTGCCTTCACatattttaaaccaaaaacCTTAGATGACTTGATCAGGTCCAAAAGAAACTACCATATTGGTTATGTTCATGGAATAAAAGAAAGTATTGACAGGATCTCAATACTCTCATCCAAAAGCTTTGACAGTGCACCGAATCTTTATGCCAAGAGTAGCACAGATGAACGAAAGCTTTACGCCTTCTGTCTTTTGAACCTTACAACAAATGTTCGAATTTGGAAAGCTTTGAAACTGCAGCTGGAGGGTTCAAGCTTGAGCATGATGAAGAAAGTGCTGCAAGCTGACTCAAAG AATGGAGAAACCTGTCAACTTTGCTTTTCTGGTGAAAACGATAGTGCAACTTGTTCTAGAGTGAAAAACATAATCCTATCTCAGAATCTGAACGAATCCCAGAAAGATGCAGTTGTAAACTGTGTTACTTCGAGGGAATGCCATCATAATGATACTATTAAACTTATTTGGGGGCCACCAGGAACTGGCAAAACAAAGACAGTTGCTTCCTTGTTATTTTCCCTGCTCGAGTTAAAAGTAAGAACATTAACATGTGCTCCAACAAATACTGCAGTGTTGGAAGTGGCTGCTCGCCTGCATAATTTAGTTAAGGAATCTCTTGAGTTTGATATCGGATTTGGTGACATAGTTGTATTTGGCAATAAATCTCGAATGAAAGTAGACTGTTATCGAGGCCTCAGTGATGTCTTTCTTGATTATCGTGTAGACAAGCTTTTTAAGTGTTATGGATGGAAACATTCCTTGGAATCAATGATCAAGTTGCTTGAGTACCCCGAACAGCAATATAATTCATATAAGCGTGAGGAAGAAAATAGTGTTTTGTCATTGGAAGAATTTGCTATGCAAAAGTACTTGAGTGAGAAGAATGATGATCCTCTTACCTTGAAACTTTTGAAGGACTTCACTAGCTTTACAGAGGAATATCTTTTGTATAgggatgaaaaaaagaagagctTCAAGGCTCTGGATCAATTTTTTATGGAGAGATTCCGTTCTAATACAGAGCAAATGGAGAAAATCCAGGGAACTTTGCGCATGCACCTTCCTACTTCTTTAGTTCCACTTGCGGAGATAAAGAAAATTCCTATTGCTCTTGATTTGCTAAGATCTCTTGAAAATTCTCTGTGCAAAGCCAAGTTGAAGCAAACTTCCGGGGGCTGTGAGGAAGGAGAAGGCATTCTTGACTTCCTACGAAGGTTAAGCACAAAAAAGGAAGAGTGCCTTGTCAAACTGAGATCACTTTCTCGGACAATTTTACTTCCAAACGTCAAGGACAAATATGAAATGGTGAAATTTTGCTTGATGAGTGCACGCCTGATTTTCTGTACTGCATCAAGTTCAACCAAATTATTCGAAAATGGAATGACACCAGTAGAATTCTTAGTTATTGATGAAGCAGCGCAACTGAAAGAATGTGAATCAACAATTCCATTGCAGCTACCAGGCCTTAACCATGTAATCCTCATTGGTGACGAAAAACAGCTTCCTGCGGTAGTGAAAAGCCAG GTTTCTGAAGAGGCTGAATATGGAAGAAGTTTGTTTGAGAGGCTGGTTTCATTGGGGCACAAGAAGCATCTGCTCAATGTTCAGTATAGAATGCACCCATCCATCAGCTTATTCCCAAATAAGGAGTTCTATGAGGAGCGACTTTCTGATGCCCCTTTTGTCAGAGAAATCAACTATAATAGGCGCTTCCTTGAAGGAAAAATGTATGCTTCATATTCATTTATAAACATAGCTAAGGGTAAAGAGCAGAAACCTGGTCGCGGACACGGTTGGAAGAACATGGCTGAGGCTGCTGCTGTTTGCAAGATTATAGAAAGCCTtgaaaatg AATTTTTGAGGTCAAATAAGAAAGTCAGCATAGGAATCATATCTCCATATAATGGACAGGTGTCTGAAATCCAGGAAAGAATTAAGCAGCAAAATTTGGTTTCTGATCCTAATTTTTCTGTTAGTGTTCGGTCTGTTGATGGCTTTCAAGGTGGTGAAgaagatataataataatctCCACTGTGAGATCAAATGGGAATGGAAAAATAGGTTTCCTTGACAACAGGCAAAGAGCCAATGTGGCACTGACTCGGGCGAG ACATTGCCTATGGATACTGGGGAATGAAAAAACTTTAAGCAGTAGCGATTCTCTATGGAGAAATCTAGTGAATGATGCTAAGGGAAGAGAGTGTTTCCATAGGGCTGAGGATGACAAAAAACTGGCGAAGGCCATTGAGAGCGAAGCCTTGCTTATTGAGCTACTGGATGAATCAGAGACCCCGTTTAAGAAACTCAGTCTAGGGGGTCCTTCTCGAACTACTGCTACCACCTTCAG CAGAGGGTCTTTCAGGGGCAGGCCAAGGACACCAAGGTGGTGA
- the LOC114187342 gene encoding probable helicase MAGATAMA 3 isoform X2, which yields MMESSFSAIEEGLDLVETVFSWTPKDVLNDNLCKHKVRKIPLTFLSITDYLNSFIPSLIEETRSDLSSSLKGVSKAPFCEISSVALERHTDNFFYQIAVNRTSSDEDGKYEPEVGDLIAFTYFKPKTLDDLIRSKRNYHIGYVHGIKESIDRISILSSKSFDSAPNLYAKSSTDERKLYAFCLLNLTTNVRIWKALKLQLEGSSLSMMKKVLQADSKNGETCQLCFSGENDSATCSRVKNIILSQNLNESQKDAVVNCVTSRECHHNDTIKLIWGPPGTGKTKTVASLLFSLLELKVRTLTCAPTNTAVLEVAARLHNLVKESLEFDIGFGDIVVFGNKSRMKVDCYRGLSDVFLDYRVDKLFKCYGWKHSLESMIKLLEYPEQQYNSYKREEENSVLSLEEFAMQKYLSEKNDDPLTLKLLKDFTSFTEEYLLYRDEKKKSFKALDQFFMERFRSNTEQMEKIQGTLRMHLPTSLVPLAEIKKIPIALDLLRSLENSLCKAKLKQTSGGCEEGEGILDFLRRLSTKKEECLVKLRSLSRTILLPNVKDKYEMVKFCLMSARLIFCTASSSTKLFENGMTPVEFLVIDEAAQLKECESTIPLQLPGLNHVILIGDEKQLPAVVKSQVSEEAEYGRSLFERLVSLGHKKHLLNVQYRMHPSISLFPNKEFYEERLSDAPFVREINYNRRFLEGKMYASYSFINIAKGKEQKPGRGHGWKNMAEAAAVCKIIESLENEFLRSNKKVSIGIISPYNGQVSEIQERIKQQNLVSDPNFSVSVRSVDGFQGGEEDIIIISTVRSNGNGKIGFLDNRQRANVALTRARHCLWILGNEKTLSSSDSLWRNLVNDAKGRECFHRAEDDKKLAKAIESEALLIELLDESETPFKKLSLGGPSRTTATTFRGSFRGRPRTPRW from the exons ATGATGGAGAGCAGCTTTAGTGCCATAGAAGAGGGTCTTGATTTGGTGGAGACTGTGTTTTCTTGGACTCCCAAGGATGTTCTCAATGACAACCTCTGCAAACACAAG GTAAGGAAGATTCCACTGACATTTTTGTCAATAACAGATTACTTGAACTCCTTCATTCCTTCACTGATTGAAGAGACTCGTAGCGACCTGTCTTCAAGCTTGAAAGGCGTGTCAAAGGCTCCCTTTTGTGAAATCTCGAGCGTTGCACTTGAAAGGCATACCGATAACTTTTTCTACCAAATTGCAGTGAACAGAACCAGCAGTGATGAGGATGGAAAATATGAACCTGAGGTTGGAGATCTCATTGCCTTCACatattttaaaccaaaaacCTTAGATGACTTGATCAGGTCCAAAAGAAACTACCATATTGGTTATGTTCATGGAATAAAAGAAAGTATTGACAGGATCTCAATACTCTCATCCAAAAGCTTTGACAGTGCACCGAATCTTTATGCCAAGAGTAGCACAGATGAACGAAAGCTTTACGCCTTCTGTCTTTTGAACCTTACAACAAATGTTCGAATTTGGAAAGCTTTGAAACTGCAGCTGGAGGGTTCAAGCTTGAGCATGATGAAGAAAGTGCTGCAAGCTGACTCAAAG AATGGAGAAACCTGTCAACTTTGCTTTTCTGGTGAAAACGATAGTGCAACTTGTTCTAGAGTGAAAAACATAATCCTATCTCAGAATCTGAACGAATCCCAGAAAGATGCAGTTGTAAACTGTGTTACTTCGAGGGAATGCCATCATAATGATACTATTAAACTTATTTGGGGGCCACCAGGAACTGGCAAAACAAAGACAGTTGCTTCCTTGTTATTTTCCCTGCTCGAGTTAAAAGTAAGAACATTAACATGTGCTCCAACAAATACTGCAGTGTTGGAAGTGGCTGCTCGCCTGCATAATTTAGTTAAGGAATCTCTTGAGTTTGATATCGGATTTGGTGACATAGTTGTATTTGGCAATAAATCTCGAATGAAAGTAGACTGTTATCGAGGCCTCAGTGATGTCTTTCTTGATTATCGTGTAGACAAGCTTTTTAAGTGTTATGGATGGAAACATTCCTTGGAATCAATGATCAAGTTGCTTGAGTACCCCGAACAGCAATATAATTCATATAAGCGTGAGGAAGAAAATAGTGTTTTGTCATTGGAAGAATTTGCTATGCAAAAGTACTTGAGTGAGAAGAATGATGATCCTCTTACCTTGAAACTTTTGAAGGACTTCACTAGCTTTACAGAGGAATATCTTTTGTATAgggatgaaaaaaagaagagctTCAAGGCTCTGGATCAATTTTTTATGGAGAGATTCCGTTCTAATACAGAGCAAATGGAGAAAATCCAGGGAACTTTGCGCATGCACCTTCCTACTTCTTTAGTTCCACTTGCGGAGATAAAGAAAATTCCTATTGCTCTTGATTTGCTAAGATCTCTTGAAAATTCTCTGTGCAAAGCCAAGTTGAAGCAAACTTCCGGGGGCTGTGAGGAAGGAGAAGGCATTCTTGACTTCCTACGAAGGTTAAGCACAAAAAAGGAAGAGTGCCTTGTCAAACTGAGATCACTTTCTCGGACAATTTTACTTCCAAACGTCAAGGACAAATATGAAATGGTGAAATTTTGCTTGATGAGTGCACGCCTGATTTTCTGTACTGCATCAAGTTCAACCAAATTATTCGAAAATGGAATGACACCAGTAGAATTCTTAGTTATTGATGAAGCAGCGCAACTGAAAGAATGTGAATCAACAATTCCATTGCAGCTACCAGGCCTTAACCATGTAATCCTCATTGGTGACGAAAAACAGCTTCCTGCGGTAGTGAAAAGCCAG GTTTCTGAAGAGGCTGAATATGGAAGAAGTTTGTTTGAGAGGCTGGTTTCATTGGGGCACAAGAAGCATCTGCTCAATGTTCAGTATAGAATGCACCCATCCATCAGCTTATTCCCAAATAAGGAGTTCTATGAGGAGCGACTTTCTGATGCCCCTTTTGTCAGAGAAATCAACTATAATAGGCGCTTCCTTGAAGGAAAAATGTATGCTTCATATTCATTTATAAACATAGCTAAGGGTAAAGAGCAGAAACCTGGTCGCGGACACGGTTGGAAGAACATGGCTGAGGCTGCTGCTGTTTGCAAGATTATAGAAAGCCTtgaaaatg AATTTTTGAGGTCAAATAAGAAAGTCAGCATAGGAATCATATCTCCATATAATGGACAGGTGTCTGAAATCCAGGAAAGAATTAAGCAGCAAAATTTGGTTTCTGATCCTAATTTTTCTGTTAGTGTTCGGTCTGTTGATGGCTTTCAAGGTGGTGAAgaagatataataataatctCCACTGTGAGATCAAATGGGAATGGAAAAATAGGTTTCCTTGACAACAGGCAAAGAGCCAATGTGGCACTGACTCGGGCGAG ACATTGCCTATGGATACTGGGGAATGAAAAAACTTTAAGCAGTAGCGATTCTCTATGGAGAAATCTAGTGAATGATGCTAAGGGAAGAGAGTGTTTCCATAGGGCTGAGGATGACAAAAAACTGGCGAAGGCCATTGAGAGCGAAGCCTTGCTTATTGAGCTACTGGATGAATCAGAGACCCCGTTTAAGAAACTCAGTCTAGGGGGTCCTTCTCGAACTACTGCTACCACCTTCAG AGGGTCTTTCAGGGGCAGGCCAAGGACACCAAGGTGGTGA
- the LOC114188754 gene encoding uncharacterized protein LOC114188754: METSEGFSRLILSWSLEDVLNNDLYIDKVRQIPKTFLSVAHYLKSFTFPLIEETRTDLCSSMKMLSEAPVYEITDIAFSENYKPPQDLLYQIEMKTVVDSDRKGDICEPEIGQLFTLTNTRPECIDDLNKHGNSYLIGLIGKVRKKKDEEDVYEVQILASNPIKLEMYWQEDGRYVYGIYGFAAYLINITTNMRIWNALNSDPEGPDIHVIKQLLQPDPAVGGNCAQCFSSERYTIDVSNIGAVIRSFDLNKAQEEGVLSCLAARECSHKITVKLIWGPPGTGKTKTVGSLLFALLKRKCRTLTCAPTNVAVLEVTSRFLRLVMDSIDYHTYGLGDIVLFGNRKRMSIDDRDDLLDIFLDYRVNILARCFAPLSGWKHHLELVIRLLEIPEEQYHEYLKCDEKRDYEIDDDGCLKEENELRVIASQQTNQEKINMSQDPKICKQNEWMKIINRTLRENRLSFKETNKSKYDKQEKKDLLFRENKIERLTFHEFFTKELNYIWRRMRTFAVDMCTHLPTSFISLRAIKSLFECLDRLEVLLEVLSNNSITDHEFKDAISVSTIDQSRASCCTWQAKLGVTRKECLKMLKSLVNIFVLPDFTDEYSIKNFCLRRSRMLFCTAASSARLHAVEHCRLEMLVIDEAAQLKECESNIPLQLPGLRHVVLIGDEKQLPALVKSEISSKAGFGRSLFERLVLLGHEKQFLNIQYRMHPSISLFPNMEFYDKQILDSPRVKERSYEKHFLCGDMFKFYSFINVAYGQDELDEGNSRKNRVEVAVVSEIVFELYKESVSRTRTVSVGVISPYKAQVIAIQDAIGKRIGGDVDHNFSVKVCTVDGFQGGEEDVIIISTVRYNNMGFVGFISNLQRTNVALTRARYCLWIVGNGETLMNSGSIWERIVLDARSRGCYHNADEDDRLSHAITTSIIDLGQVGDLLHLSSPLFRKARWKVCFNQSFLISMARIKSAEICQKICSLLRQLSSGWRQPKGEINLGVVDDISSQLLELYKVNESLYLVWTVDVIKENSNYVQILKIWDVLPLSEVTNLARNIDISYRSYSVDILRCCKTRCYDGKFDIPGTWLASSNHLTNNSLPDPMQVLCNQFSSLGLRKN; this comes from the exons ATGGAAACGAGTGAAGGTTTTTCGAGATTGATACTATCTTGGTCTCTTGAGGATGTACTCAACAATGATCTTTACATAGACAAG GTGAGGCAAATTCCAAAGACATTCTTGTCCGTAGCTCACTATTTGAAATCATTTACTTTTCCTCTTATTGAGGAAACTCGTACAGATTTATGCTCAAGCATGAAGATGTTGTCAGAGGCTCCGGTGTATGAAATAACCGACATTGCTTTTTCTGAAAATTATAAACCTCCTCAGGATTTGTTATACCAGATAGAAATGAAAACAGTGGTAGATAGTGATAGAAAAGGGGATATATGTGAGCCTGAGATTGGACAACTTTTTACTTTGACTAATACAAGGCCAGAATGCATAGATGATTTGAACAAGCATGGAAATTCCTATCTTATTGGTTTAATTGGGAAggttagaaagaaaaaagacgAGGAAGATGTTTATGAGGTTCAAATACTAGCTTCAAATCCCATTAAATTGGAAATGTACTGGCAGGAGGATGGCAGATATGTATATGGCATATATGGTTTTGCTGCCTATCTTATCAATATAACAACAAATATGCGTATATGGAATGCACTGAACTCGGATCCAGAAGGTCCAGATATCCATGTGATCAAACAACTGCTCCAACCTGATCCTGCT GTTGGGGGAAATTGTGCTCAATGTTTCTCTAGTGAAAGGTACACTATTGATGTGTCAAATATTGGTGCTGTTATTCGATCATTCGATTTGAACAAAGCTCAAGAAGAGGGAGTTTTAAGTTGTTTAGCTGCAAGGGAGTGCTCTCACAAAATTACTGTGAAATTGATTTGGGGCCCTCCAGGGACAGGGAAAACAAAAACAGTTGGCTCATTACTATTTGCCCTCCTCAAGCGGAAATGCAGAACACTTACTTGTGCCCCAACTAATGTGGCTGTGCTGGAAGTGACTTCCAGGTTTCTTAGGCTAGTGATGGACTCCATTGATTATCACACTTATGGTCTTGGCGACATAGTGTTATTTGGCAACAGAAAGCGGATGAGTATTGACGATCGAGATGATCTTCTTGATATATTTCTTGATTACCGTGTAAATATTCTTGCCAGGTGCTTTGCACCCTTGTCTGGTTGGAAACATCATTTAGAACTGGTAATTCGGTTACTTGAAATCCCTGAAGAGCAGTATCATGAATATTTAAAGTGTGATGAAAAGAGGGATTATGAGATCGATGATGATGGCTGCTTGAAAGAAGAGAATGAACTACGTGTAATTGCAAGTCAACAAACAAatcaagagaaaataaatatgtcGCAGGACCCCAAAATTTGTAAGCAAAATGAGTggatgaaaataattaatagaacTTTAAGAGAAAACAGATTGTCTTTTAAAGAGACAAACAAAAGCAAATATGATAAGCAGGAGAAGAAGGATCTTCTTTTCCGTgagaacaaaatagaaaggtTGACATTTCATGAGTTTTTCACGAAAGAGTTGAATTATATTTGGAGGCGGATGAGGACATTTGCAGTGGATATGTGTACGCATTTGCCaacttcttttatttcattaagaGCGATCAAAAGTTTATTTGAATGTCTTGATCGGCTTGAAGTCCTTTTAGAAGTTTTATCAAACAATTCCATTACTGATCACGAATTTAAAGATGCCATTTCTGTATCTACTATTGATCAAAGTAGAGCTAGTTGCTGTACTTGGCAGGCTAAGTTGGGTGTAACCAGGAAAGAATGCCTTAAAATGCTGAAATCTCTTGTTAATATCTTCGTTCTTCCTGATTTTACTGATGAATATTCAATCAAAAACTTTTGTCTCAGAAGATCTCGCATGCTTTTTTGTACTGCTGCGAGCTCTGCTAGATTGCATGCAGTAGAACACTGTAGACTAGAAATGTTAGTTATTGATGAAGCTGCTCAACTCAAAGAATGTGAGTCAAATATACCTTTACAACTTCCTGGTCTTCGTCATGTTGTACTTATTGGAGACGAGAAACAGTTGCCTGCCCTAGTCAAAAGTGAG ATTTCCAGCAAGGCAGGGTTCGGAAGAAGTTTGTTTGAAAGGCTGGTCCTCTTGGGTCATGAAAAACAGTTTCTCAATATTCAGTATAGAATGCATCCATCCATTAGCTTGTTTCCAAATATGGAATTCTATGACAAACAGATTTTGGATTCTCCAAGGGTCAAAGAAAGAAGCTATGAGAAGCATTTTCTATGTGGTGATATGTTTAAGTTCTACTCTTTCATAAATGTTGCTTATGGACAAGATGAATTAGATGAAGGGAATAGCAGGAAAAATAGGGTGGAAGTAGCTGTGGTATCTGAGATTGTTTTTGAGCTCTACAAAg AATCAGTTTCTAGAACACGGACTGTTAGTGTTGGTGTTATATCTCCATATAAAGCTCAGGTTATTGCCATACAAGATGCTATTGGAAAAAGGATTGGTGGTGATGTTGATCATAATTTTTCCGTGAAGGTTTGCACTGTTGATGGTTTCCAAGGTGGTGAAGAGGATGTGATAATAATATCCACTGTAAGATATAATAACATGGGATTTGTGGGTTTTATTTCTAACCTTCAAAGAACTAATGTTGCCTTAACAAGAGCAAG GTATTGTCTTTGGATAGTAGGTAATGGGGAAACTTTGATGAATAGTGGCTCTATTTGGGAGAGAATAGTCCTTGATGCTAGGTCTCGAGGGTGTTATCATAATGCTGACGAAGATGATAGGTTATCTCATGCTATTACAACTTCCATTATTGATCTTGGTCAAGTTGGTGATCTACTGCATTTGAGTTCTCCACTCTTCAGGAAAGCAAGGTGGAAG GTTTGCTTCAATCAAAGTTTTCTAATCTCTATGGCAAGAATTAAGAGCGCTGAGATTTGCCAGAAAATATGTTCCCTGCTGAGGCAACTTTCAAGTGGTTGGCGTCAGCCTAAAGGGGAAATAAATCTTGGAGTTGTGGATGATATTTCTTCCCAACTATTGGAGCTGTACAAGGTCAATGAGTCACTTTATCTTGTTTGGACCGTCGATGTTATAAAGGAGAACTCaaattatgttcaaattttgAAGATTTGGGATGTTTTGCCATTGTCTGAGGTAACCAATTTGGCAAGGAATATTGACATTTCATACAGGAGTTATTCTGTTGATATTCTTAGATGCTGCAAAACCAGATGTTATGATGG GAAATTTGACATTCCAGGGACATGGCTTGCTAGTTCGAATCATCTGACAAATAATAGTCTTCCAGATCCTATGCAAGTTCTATGCAACCAATTTTCTTCACTTGGACTGAGGAAAAACTAG
- the LOC114188756 gene encoding COX assembly mitochondrial protein 2 homolog has product MHPPLTLHKHPMCAEIIEQFQKCHVEHPIAKFFGECTDLKIKLDRCFRAEKALKRKANFEESKKLKEQLRILRKENAASSSQ; this is encoded by the exons ATGCACCCTCCTTTAACATTGCACAAACACCCAATGTGCGCTGAA ATTATTGAGCAGTTTCAAAAGTGTCATGTAGAACATCCAATTGCCAAATTCTTTGGCGAATGTActgatttgaaaataaaattggatCGCTGTTTCAGAGCAGAG AAAGCTTTGAAGCGGAAGGCTAATTTTGAAGAGAGCAAAAAGTTAAAGGAACAGTTGCGAATTTTGAGGAAAGAAAATGCTGCAAGCAGCAGTCAATAG